Proteins encoded in a region of the Stieleria neptunia genome:
- a CDS encoding RNA polymerase sigma factor — protein sequence MSLSVGGDDSTKSGTTASGLIRQLCDEDPHAWARFADLYTPMVYRWSRRANLQMADAQEVTEEVFRVVSTRLKTFTPTGVAGSFRAWLWGINRMTLIRHFERLQKTHDGEADSTAQARRVDVPELLRCDVPPDDDEVSKGLLFRMLRMIRDDFEETTWQAFWQTTIEDQSATDVGRDLAMTANAVRRATDRVLRRMREEMKE from the coding sequence ATGAGCTTATCGGTCGGCGGGGACGATTCAACAAAATCGGGAACGACGGCTAGCGGTTTGATCCGTCAGCTGTGCGATGAAGATCCGCACGCCTGGGCTCGATTCGCCGATCTCTACACACCGATGGTGTATCGCTGGTCGCGGCGTGCCAACTTGCAGATGGCGGACGCCCAAGAGGTCACCGAAGAGGTCTTTCGAGTCGTCTCGACGCGGCTGAAAACTTTTACGCCCACCGGTGTCGCGGGCAGCTTTCGGGCATGGCTGTGGGGAATCAACCGGATGACCTTGATTCGGCATTTTGAACGTCTGCAGAAAACGCATGATGGTGAAGCAGATTCGACGGCGCAAGCCCGGCGGGTCGACGTACCAGAACTGCTCCGTTGCGACGTACCGCCCGATGACGATGAAGTGAGCAAGGGGCTGTTGTTTCGAATGCTGCGGATGATTCGCGATGATTTTGAGGAGACGACGTGGCAAGCGTTTTGGCAAACCACGATCGAAGACCAATCCGCAACGGATGTCGGACGCGACTTGGCAATGACTGCGAATGCCGTCCGCCGGGCAACCGATCGCGTCTTGCGTCGGATGCGCGAGGAAATGAAGGAATGA
- a CDS encoding ECF-type sigma factor produces MNRKTRNLAKSGTLLSMPCDQKDDSDQDSVSEWIADMKRGDSRAVASLWDRYFERICQLADKKLAGASRSFVDEHDLAIVAMRAIWEGARKGRFRQLQNREDLWQLLVVITKRKAANVHRDQHAFKQRRGRGSDFYPSILLDFVELVESPPTESLIDQIPLSCQELLSRLDDRDCEIALMRLAGHSNREIAAEQKCSVATVERRLRNIREVWSDHDPSL; encoded by the coding sequence TTGAATCGCAAAACCCGAAACCTTGCGAAATCCGGTACACTGTTGTCCATGCCCTGTGACCAAAAAGACGACAGCGATCAAGACAGTGTTTCGGAGTGGATCGCCGATATGAAGCGCGGCGACTCCCGGGCCGTCGCTTCCTTATGGGATCGTTATTTCGAGCGGATCTGCCAATTGGCAGATAAAAAACTTGCCGGAGCCTCGCGCAGCTTCGTCGATGAACATGATCTCGCCATCGTGGCGATGCGGGCCATTTGGGAAGGCGCTCGAAAGGGCCGATTTCGGCAATTGCAGAATCGCGAGGACCTTTGGCAACTGTTGGTCGTGATCACGAAACGCAAAGCGGCCAACGTGCATCGCGACCAACATGCTTTTAAACAACGCCGCGGCCGCGGGAGTGACTTTTACCCCAGCATTTTGTTGGACTTCGTCGAACTGGTCGAATCACCGCCGACCGAATCGCTGATCGACCAGATCCCGTTGTCGTGCCAGGAGTTACTCTCGCGTCTGGACGATCGTGATTGCGAGATCGCATTGATGCGTTTGGCGGGGCATTCGAACCGAGAAATCGCCGCGGAGCAAAAATGCAGTGTCGCGACGGTGGAGCGGCGCTTGCGGAACATCCGCGAGGTCTGGTCGGATCACGACCCGAGTTTGTGA
- a CDS encoding SUMF1/EgtB/PvdO family nonheme iron enzyme, translated as MTAPDDSAEAFDRELSLLRELRDWEGDPFELESGCIESVSKVRSLSSKRGDAEHATDIRDAAGDPFPPLKIGPYQLLSNLGQGGMGRVFKARHERLDRIVALKVLTASKRGRSAINRRFRREMKALGKISHPNIVAATDGGMRDGIQFLAMELVDGVTFSQLLRYCRPLAVADACELARQTAIGLAAAHGAGLIHRDIKPSNLMLTLDHQGAPVVKILDLGLASICDPHSDRDELTATGQVIGTLEFMSPEQGLNSRDVDYRADIYSLGATLTKMLCGKTPSHADANTTAVERAVALTTRDAPSISTLRDDLPPQLVALIDQMVRRLPEQRPADLDEIADRLLPFAQDHQLAKLLVACPKLNQRDAELISDAHLIGPASGIHPATVSLHRSQAQLPKSVDRHDRLGLRGRTIVLGLLIVSMLTWYGFVASPFDRAAPSALPIASTESPPQTPSPDASRATLPKDWTAWNLSSNLIAYWPIDTADENRLADRSGNGHAAVDVSEGRLMLRDGAPLPGERASLNVVAIAEPIVVNPQRALFNDEMTVAFWIKRKHFEFDVLPILRHAAPTSGFSINLTGKKSQRSGKIMVDVFSESRQDSNPEALRSDIDAFWHHIAVARTATELRLYVDGRLVDSTGFDNSHRRDDAPLRIGAQVERKGISILMDELVLLDRALDVDEIVYLTQHRLPPKPLLAPVPQPDVRNIRHQWAKDLDVDESTYNSIGMKLCLVPPGEFTMGTSPDELQQLSIQDKRKHMHDRYLTETPAHRVRVSRPMYVAAMEVTQSQYEAVMGENPASFSAGGEKHKRVEGVDTGDFPVDSVSWFDAIEFCNRLSEREGLKPCYDIRGSDIKVLAGDGYRLPTEAEWEYACRAGTETPWSFGENDFQQSSWVVANALEQTHPVAQLRPNALGLYDMHGNVFEWCFDFFDEDTYTDCCADVGIDPTGPTTGTRRVFRGGSWWQRRPNSRSAFRGHHFPHFQSREHGFRIVRPIDRP; from the coding sequence ATGACCGCTCCCGATGATTCCGCAGAAGCATTCGATCGCGAGCTCTCCTTGCTTCGCGAGTTGAGGGACTGGGAGGGTGATCCGTTTGAGTTGGAATCGGGCTGCATCGAATCGGTTTCCAAAGTCCGTTCGCTGTCCAGTAAGCGCGGCGATGCGGAACACGCGACCGACATCCGTGACGCTGCCGGGGATCCGTTTCCACCCTTGAAAATCGGTCCGTATCAATTGTTATCCAATCTTGGGCAGGGAGGCATGGGGCGGGTATTCAAGGCGCGGCACGAGCGTCTGGACCGCATCGTCGCGCTCAAGGTGCTGACCGCTTCAAAACGGGGTCGATCGGCGATCAATCGACGATTTCGCCGCGAGATGAAGGCACTCGGCAAGATCAGCCATCCGAACATCGTCGCAGCGACCGATGGCGGCATGCGTGACGGCATCCAGTTTCTGGCGATGGAGCTTGTCGACGGGGTGACGTTTTCCCAACTGCTGCGTTATTGCCGACCGTTGGCGGTCGCCGACGCTTGTGAATTGGCCCGACAGACCGCGATCGGTTTGGCCGCGGCGCATGGCGCCGGGCTGATCCATCGGGATATCAAACCGTCCAACCTGATGCTGACCCTGGATCACCAGGGGGCGCCGGTGGTCAAGATTCTGGATCTGGGATTGGCCTCGATCTGTGACCCGCACTCGGACCGTGACGAGTTGACCGCGACCGGCCAGGTGATCGGCACCCTGGAGTTCATGTCGCCCGAACAGGGGCTCAACAGTCGCGACGTCGATTATCGCGCCGACATCTATTCGCTCGGTGCGACACTGACGAAGATGCTGTGTGGCAAGACGCCCAGTCACGCGGACGCGAACACGACGGCGGTCGAGCGTGCGGTGGCGTTGACCACACGCGACGCGCCCTCGATTTCGACGCTGCGAGACGATCTGCCGCCGCAACTGGTCGCCCTGATCGACCAGATGGTCCGCCGGTTGCCGGAACAGCGGCCGGCAGACCTGGACGAAATCGCCGATCGACTGCTGCCCTTCGCCCAGGATCATCAGCTCGCCAAACTACTCGTCGCCTGCCCCAAACTGAATCAGCGCGATGCGGAGCTGATCAGCGATGCGCATTTGATCGGCCCCGCCAGCGGAATCCACCCCGCCACCGTCAGCCTGCACCGATCGCAAGCTCAATTGCCAAAGTCTGTCGACCGACACGACAGGCTTGGCTTACGCGGCCGGACCATCGTCCTCGGTCTCCTGATCGTCTCGATGCTCACCTGGTATGGTTTCGTCGCCAGTCCCTTCGACCGGGCAGCCCCCAGCGCACTTCCGATTGCAAGCACCGAATCGCCGCCGCAAACACCGTCACCGGATGCATCGCGGGCCACCTTGCCAAAGGACTGGACGGCGTGGAATCTCTCGTCCAACTTGATCGCCTATTGGCCGATTGATACGGCCGACGAAAATCGGCTGGCCGACCGATCCGGAAACGGGCACGCTGCCGTTGACGTCTCGGAAGGAAGGCTGATGCTTCGCGACGGTGCGCCACTGCCCGGCGAGCGCGCCTCGTTAAACGTCGTTGCGATCGCCGAACCGATCGTTGTCAATCCGCAGCGTGCTTTGTTCAACGACGAAATGACCGTGGCGTTTTGGATCAAACGGAAGCACTTCGAATTCGATGTGTTGCCGATCCTTCGTCATGCAGCGCCGACCAGCGGTTTCTCAATCAACTTGACCGGAAAGAAATCGCAGCGGTCGGGTAAGATCATGGTCGACGTCTTTAGCGAATCCCGCCAAGACTCGAATCCTGAAGCATTGAGATCGGACATTGACGCGTTCTGGCATCACATTGCCGTCGCGAGAACCGCAACCGAATTACGACTCTACGTGGACGGTCGGTTGGTCGACTCCACCGGTTTCGACAACTCGCATCGGCGTGACGATGCGCCCCTGCGGATCGGCGCCCAAGTCGAACGCAAGGGCATTTCGATCCTGATGGATGAATTGGTTTTATTGGATCGCGCACTCGACGTCGACGAAATCGTCTACCTGACACAACACCGGCTTCCACCGAAGCCCTTGCTCGCCCCCGTCCCCCAACCGGACGTGCGCAACATCCGGCATCAATGGGCGAAGGATCTGGATGTCGACGAGTCGACGTACAATTCGATCGGGATGAAACTCTGCCTGGTGCCTCCCGGTGAATTCACGATGGGCACCAGCCCGGACGAACTCCAGCAACTGTCGATCCAAGACAAACGCAAACACATGCATGATCGTTACCTGACCGAAACGCCGGCGCACCGCGTTCGTGTGTCGCGGCCGATGTACGTGGCCGCGATGGAAGTCACACAATCCCAGTACGAAGCGGTGATGGGAGAGAACCCGGCGTCGTTCTCCGCCGGCGGCGAAAAACACAAACGCGTCGAGGGAGTGGACACCGGCGATTTTCCCGTGGACTCGGTCAGCTGGTTCGATGCGATCGAATTTTGCAATCGACTCAGCGAGCGCGAAGGGTTGAAACCTTGCTACGACATCCGCGGTAGCGACATCAAAGTCCTTGCCGGCGACGGCTATCGATTGCCGACCGAGGCGGAATGGGAGTATGCCTGTCGCGCGGGAACGGAAACGCCATGGTCATTCGGCGAAAACGACTTTCAACAGTCTTCGTGGGTCGTCGCAAACGCCCTGGAACAGACGCATCCGGTGGCACAGCTTCGTCCCAATGCGTTGGGCCTGTACGACATGCACGGCAACGTCTTCGAATGGTGCTTTGACTTCTTTGATGAAGACACCTATACCGATTGTTGTGCCGACGTGGGGATCGACCCGACCGGGCCGACCACCGGCACACGCCGCGTGTTTCGCGGCGGAAGCTGGTGGCAACGCCGCCCCAATTCCCGATCGGCGTTTCGCGGCCATCACTTCCCGCATTTCCAGTCCCGTGAACACGGGTTTCGGATCGTGCGGCCAATCGACCGGCCGTAG
- a CDS encoding sulfatase: MRLPPRLLAALIVCVVATTFLPCKTIHAKSPNVVFFLVDDLGFMDVGVNNPETFYETPNIDRLADRGTNFTNGYAANPVCSPTRYSILTGRYPTRADATNFFSGKRPGRFLPAVLNDHMPLSEVTLAEAFKQQGYHTMFAGKWHLGPSEEFWPTRQGFDLNFGGYSRGGPYGGKRYFSPYGNPRLTDGPDGEHLPIRLAQETANFISENQSDPFFAYLAFYSVHTPLLAPESLVKKYQEKAKRLGLETQEAFADEEQVWPNAKQPRRVRTLQAHATYAAMVESMDRAVGIVIDRLEALNLMDETIICLTSDNGGLSTSEGSPTSNLPLRGGKGWVYEGGIREAFMMHAPMIKDAPDSCDVPVVSTDFYPTLLELAGLPTKPEQHLDGVSLVPLLKGETELDRDAIYWHYPHYSNQGGFPGGAIRIGDWKLVERYEDGRVHLYNLAEDVGEQNDLADQHPERVERMRKKLHRWYQDVDAKFLRAKDNGPQPWQP; the protein is encoded by the coding sequence ATGCGTTTGCCCCCACGACTCCTTGCCGCCCTGATCGTTTGCGTTGTTGCGACGACGTTTCTGCCCTGCAAAACGATTCACGCCAAGTCTCCCAACGTCGTCTTTTTCTTGGTGGATGACTTGGGGTTCATGGATGTGGGCGTCAACAATCCCGAGACGTTCTACGAAACGCCCAACATCGACCGACTTGCCGATCGGGGAACCAATTTCACCAACGGCTATGCCGCCAATCCCGTTTGTTCTCCGACCCGCTACAGCATCCTGACGGGGCGGTACCCCACCCGCGCCGATGCCACCAATTTCTTTTCCGGCAAACGCCCCGGCCGTTTTTTGCCCGCGGTCCTCAACGACCACATGCCGCTGAGCGAGGTCACCCTGGCCGAAGCATTCAAGCAACAGGGCTACCACACGATGTTTGCCGGAAAATGGCACCTCGGGCCGAGCGAGGAGTTCTGGCCGACCCGCCAAGGGTTTGATCTGAATTTCGGCGGTTACAGCCGAGGCGGACCGTATGGCGGGAAGCGTTATTTTTCTCCCTATGGCAACCCGCGACTGACCGACGGCCCCGATGGCGAGCACCTGCCGATTCGCTTGGCCCAGGAAACCGCCAACTTCATTTCCGAAAACCAATCCGATCCGTTCTTTGCCTACCTGGCCTTCTACAGCGTTCACACCCCGTTGCTGGCACCCGAGTCGTTGGTGAAAAAGTACCAGGAGAAAGCGAAGCGTTTGGGATTGGAGACGCAAGAGGCGTTTGCCGATGAAGAACAGGTTTGGCCCAACGCAAAACAACCGCGTCGCGTCCGAACGCTGCAGGCCCACGCGACCTACGCCGCCATGGTCGAATCGATGGACCGCGCCGTGGGCATCGTCATCGATCGGCTCGAAGCCTTGAACTTGATGGACGAAACCATCATCTGTTTGACCAGCGACAACGGCGGCCTGTCCACCTCGGAAGGCTCACCGACAAGCAACTTGCCACTTCGCGGCGGCAAGGGATGGGTCTACGAAGGCGGGATCCGTGAAGCGTTCATGATGCACGCCCCGATGATCAAGGACGCACCCGATTCGTGCGACGTGCCCGTCGTCAGCACCGACTTCTATCCGACCCTGCTGGAACTGGCCGGTCTGCCCACGAAACCCGAACAACACCTCGACGGGGTTTCCCTGGTGCCGCTGCTAAAGGGAGAAACGGAACTGGATCGCGATGCCATCTATTGGCACTACCCGCACTACAGCAATCAAGGCGGATTCCCGGGCGGAGCGATTCGAATCGGCGACTGGAAGCTGGTCGAGCGGTACGAGGACGGCCGGGTTCATTTATACAACTTGGCCGAGGACGTCGGTGAGCAAAACGATCTCGCCGATCAACATCCCGAGCGAGTTGAACGGATGCGCAAAAAACTGCATCGCTGGTACCAGGACGTCGACGCCAAATTCCTGCGCGCCAAAGACAACGGCCCGCAGCCCTGGCAACCGTAG